A single window of Pirellulales bacterium DNA harbors:
- a CDS encoding sugar phosphate isomerase/epimerase family protein — MIKSSVTVSLVPEARGGPFVFWDDLPAACRTAHELGFDAIEVFPPAADAVAPHQLRTLLRDHDLSLAAVGTGAGWVKGRLHLTLSDAALRHKAQAFIRSIIDFAGPLGAPAIIGSMQGRSGDAVDHATATGYLSEALDALGEHAKQYQVPLIYEPLNRYETNVANTVEAGVRLLERLSTKNVVLLADLFHMNIEEADLPAAIRRGGRHIGHVHFVDSNRRPAGLGHIDFAPISAALAEIGYEGYASAEALPWPDSHSAARQTMVAFHRCFRQQE; from the coding sequence ATGATTAAATCGAGCGTTACGGTGAGCCTGGTGCCGGAAGCGCGCGGCGGGCCGTTCGTTTTTTGGGACGATCTGCCGGCGGCGTGCCGAACGGCACACGAATTGGGCTTCGATGCGATCGAAGTCTTTCCGCCGGCCGCCGATGCGGTCGCCCCCCATCAACTGCGGACGTTGCTCAGGGATCACGATCTCTCATTGGCGGCGGTGGGCACCGGCGCCGGCTGGGTCAAAGGGCGATTGCACCTGACTTTGTCCGACGCCGCCTTGCGTCACAAGGCCCAGGCCTTCATCCGTTCGATCATCGACTTTGCCGGCCCGCTTGGCGCGCCGGCCATCATCGGCTCGATGCAAGGCCGTAGCGGCGACGCCGTCGATCATGCCACGGCCACCGGCTACCTGAGCGAGGCGCTCGATGCCTTGGGCGAACATGCCAAGCAGTACCAGGTGCCACTGATCTACGAGCCACTGAATCGCTACGAAACGAACGTGGCCAACACGGTCGAGGCCGGCGTGCGGTTGCTCGAACGCCTCTCGACCAAGAACGTCGTGCTGCTGGCCGACCTGTTCCACATGAACATCGAAGAGGCCGATTTGCCGGCAGCGATTCGCCGCGGCGGCCGCCATATCGGGCATGTCCACTTCGTCGATTCCAATCGCCGGCCGGCCGGACTGGGGCACATCGACTTCGCACCGATCTCCGCGGCGCTGGCCGAAATCGGCTACGAAGGGTATGCCTCGGCCGAGGCACTGCCCTGGCCCGATTCGCACTCGGCGGCGCGGCAGACGATGGTCGCCTTCCACCGGTGTTTTCGCCAGCAGGAATAA
- a CDS encoding tagaturonate epimerase family protein, with protein MLTLSKFSFGVGDRFAHQAKAQLRACQLAAERGADVVPVWNKSYREHSIVGSQPGSVREAAEAAVRELGWNKPYHVDADHIRLETVDGFLDSSDFYTIDVADSIGKPAAAERVAAFVDRHRDLVGKLEIAGIDEPMNAAKAEVERVASKYLRAVEDAGAIYRHIAQAKGEGRFITEVSMDETDSPQTPPELLIILAALADENIPLQTIAPKFTGRFNKGVDYVGDLRQFEKEFQQDLAVIALAVRKFGLPPSLKLSVHSGSDKFSLYAPIRRSLARSGAGLHIKTAGTTWLEEVIGLAEAGGEGLAVAKEIYSKAFEKRDALCGPYAAVIDIDPAKLPSPQAMHGWSAQQYVAALRHDPACREFNPHLRQLIHVGYKIAAQMGDRYLSMLDACEPTIAKNVTENLYERHLKPLFLS; from the coding sequence ATGCTCACTCTCTCGAAATTCTCCTTCGGCGTCGGCGATCGCTTCGCGCATCAGGCCAAGGCCCAGTTGCGGGCCTGCCAGCTTGCCGCCGAACGCGGCGCGGACGTCGTGCCGGTGTGGAACAAGTCGTATCGAGAACATTCGATCGTCGGCTCGCAGCCCGGCAGCGTGCGCGAGGCGGCCGAGGCCGCGGTCCGCGAGCTGGGCTGGAACAAGCCCTATCACGTCGATGCCGACCACATCCGCCTGGAAACGGTCGACGGCTTTCTGGATTCGTCCGACTTCTACACCATCGACGTGGCCGATTCGATCGGCAAACCGGCGGCGGCTGAGCGCGTGGCCGCGTTCGTCGATCGGCACCGCGACCTGGTCGGCAAGTTGGAGATAGCCGGCATCGACGAGCCGATGAACGCGGCGAAGGCCGAGGTCGAACGAGTGGCGTCCAAGTATCTGCGGGCCGTGGAAGACGCGGGCGCCATCTACCGGCACATCGCCCAGGCGAAGGGCGAGGGCCGGTTTATCACCGAGGTTTCGATGGACGAAACCGACAGCCCGCAAACGCCGCCCGAACTGCTGATCATCCTGGCCGCGCTGGCCGACGAAAACATCCCGCTGCAAACCATCGCGCCCAAGTTCACGGGTCGGTTCAACAAGGGCGTCGATTACGTGGGCGATTTGCGGCAGTTCGAGAAGGAGTTCCAGCAAGACCTGGCGGTGATCGCGCTGGCGGTCCGCAAGTTTGGTCTGCCGCCAAGTTTGAAGCTCAGCGTTCATTCGGGCAGCGACAAGTTTTCGCTCTACGCTCCCATTCGCCGGTCGCTGGCCCGCAGCGGGGCCGGGTTGCACATCAAGACCGCCGGCACCACCTGGCTGGAAGAGGTCATCGGGCTGGCCGAAGCGGGCGGCGAAGGGCTGGCCGTGGCCAAGGAAATCTATTCCAAGGCGTTCGAGAAGCGTGACGCCCTGTGCGGGCCCTACGCGGCGGTGATCGACATCGATCCGGCCAAGCTCCCTTCGCCGCAAGCCATGCACGGCTGGAGCGCGCAGCAATACGTCGCGGCGCTGCGGCACGACCCGGCCTGCCGGGAGTTCAATCCTCACTTGCGGCAGTTGATCCACGTCGGCTACAAGATCGCCGCGCAAATGGGCGATCGCTATCTGAGCATGCTCGATGCCTGCGAGCCGACGATTGCCAAGAACGTGACGGAGAATCTCTACGAGCGGCACCTCAAGCCGCTGTTCCTGTCGTAG